GGCCTGAACAGAAGGGGATTGTAAGTATGATTAGAGACCATTTGTGTCCCAAGTGGCactgttccctttatagtacactacttttaaccagggcccatagagttcAGGTCAAAAGaggtacactatgtagggaacagattgccattttgggacacacaCGCATGTATTCAAGCCAGTCAGTCACCTTGCAGCTCATCATGAGGTTTGGAGAGCTATCTGCATTGGAGGCCATGGAGAAGACGGGATTCTGAAGACAATCCTCCATGTGTTCCGTTACACTCCTCTCTAACAAACACTGCAGAGACTCGATGGTCACGTTGCTTTGCTGGAGACGAGATGAACAGACGTCAATCAGCCAAAAGTGTAGTACATTAACTAGAAAGTGCCTTATCGTGAGGAACAGAGTGGTCAGCACAACAGGGGTTGGTCAATTTGAATTGTATAGGAGATCATACAAACCCTTGTGTTGATGTAAAGCCCACAGGGACAGGAGGTAAAATGGCTGTTCACAGTTAGGTTGTGTCTGAAATGTAGATAGTCACACAGTCCATGGTTTTAGAGTCTTAACTACGACGCATCGGAGCAAGTGCAGTAGCGTATCAAGTCACATCTTGGGAGAGACTTACACGTGACATACGGGACATATGATTTGCCTTTCTCCCTCCAGCCCTTCCACAACTGAATTCAAGTACTGCTCCTCGAACCGCATGCTTCTCTCARATTCCTCAATGATGGAGAGCTCTGGAGAGAGAACAAGTTGCATGTCATTCAGAGAGAAGCATCTATGCCCAGGGGTTTCAACCGGTTTTCCTGTCTgtttgtgtagctgtgtgtgtgtgtactaataCATTCAGGCAAGATTCATTTGGGAATTAAACTACCTTGAGACATAAGTTCCTGTTGGATTTCTTCAAACACTGCCAGTTCATCATACTCCTTCATGACACTGTACATCTGTAGAGAAGACACGAMGTWAGCGCTAAGTAGCCATKTGCCTTATTTTAAATAAAYAATMTATTTCACCTTTATGTCATGTTACATAACTCATGTAAAATTAGCTGGAGATTAGTTGTATGCATGTGTCATGTTAGCTACACGATTACCTCTCATGCACAGTCATTATGCAACGGACAAACCCTCACCTCTTCCATTCCGTCTTTACGCCACGGGGTGGGCAGCCCTCTGTTGGCCGACTGGAGCGCAGtccactcctcctccatcaccTCCTGGACGAAAACAGAGCCCTTGGCGCTGCAGTGTTGACCATCTCCCATCTGACGGTACTTCTCCAGTAACCTYGCTCGGCTGTTCTTCAACCTGTCCACGCAACGCTGAGGAACAAAAACAAACGTTAACAACCATCAAAACATGATACACTTCATGAGCTAAAGTCATGGCATTAACTCGGCGAGCCACGCAAGTCTTCAAATATTGAGCGTTATTCCAATTCTAGTTGCAGCTAGATTCAGATTACGCCTAATGTTTGGCCTTTCAGTCTATCAACTAGCCGTGGTTAACTTGTTAGCAAGCCACCGTCCAGATCATGATAGATCCCATAACTAACGtttaccttcctgtaggtttccTTCCATGGTGGAGTCGTCCCCTTGTGAAGAGAACGATGTCTGTGTAACGCATCCATGATATCAGTAGCTTTGATGACGTACCGTTAGTGTATATAAAACCAAAAAAATCTAACTAGCTACAAGTTCACAACAACAAACCAAACAGTTCTGCTTTTGCGCATTTTGGTCGAGTTTTAAGCTTTTCGACAACCCTCGTGTCCCGGAAGTTGTTACTAAGCCTGGGATATGTAGTCAATCGAGTGGGTCACTGTCTACACGCAACTCTTCCTCTCTGATATGAATTGACAACCTGTGTTTGGCAAAAATAGTTGCAACTCTTTTAATACATTGAaactatgttttatttttataattccTAATCGTTGATCATTCAAAWAAATTCAATTCTAGGCAGAGATAAATATATGTGTTGTCCATTTGCACGTTATTGCTGTCACAGTGTATGTAGACATGATGATATGCATCTACTTTTTTCCCACCAAAAGACAAAATGTCCATAAGGTACTTCACATGGACACTGTAGGAGAAGTGGTGGAATACGTACTTTTCTAGTATCGATAGCAGTCTTTATTCAGTCTGCTATCACTTCTAGGCATAGGCAGCGCGTCCATAGGGCTAGGGGAAGCTATGAGCTTTCCCTAAAGTTAATTGAATTACCAAAATTATACTRctataaataaaataattaaaacagGCAaatacaccagaaagcatgatttggccaaaGAGAATCATTagtgtttaaaaataataattgtgacTTGTTTTAAATCGCATAGCCTACAGTCAGAAGAGCTCACAATTTGAGCAGCTCGCACGGAGAAATACCAAATAGAGgattgttgagttgcgactgtcagggaaaagcacagagacccagacaggcatatcacaatatttaaaaatacaaRCACGGAAAAAAcaatttggaaagcaaatggctattgctgtaaagagaagacaatSAAAATACTCCTATCTGTCTTTTAGATATCAAAATGCTCAACTTAAATGAGCGAACTGtagcctatcttattggcaccagagGAGGACATCGGCCATATACCCGGTGAGTGTACATATTCAGTCTTTATCATTGGGTCAGTGAcacttctgttttgtttttggagAATAATTTCCTCCAGGTTGTATTTGTCCCTCCTTTTTGAAGACCTAWTATATGGCTCAGTGTCAGCAGATTAGCGCTATTCTGTAATTGTTGTCATATTAAAAAATATCATCAAGTGGAGTTCTATAATGAAATGGCAATGGCAGAAACAATATCCCTAGAATTGTCTCAAGGACAAGGCAAGCAGCAGAACCAGCTCAACGACTTGGAATCAGATTCGGACCAAGTAGAAGATCATGCCACGACCATCGGGACCGGACCGGCTGTTGCTGGAAGAGAGAGATGTAAGAACTATAGACCTACTGTAGACTACTATGATCTCTTAGTATAGACATTTATAGTATATGAaagatgatatttttgttcaatgcTACATGAAGGTAAGTTAAAGATACTTTTAATAGTCAACTCTACTTGTTAATTTTATTTGAAACAAGGCCTTGAAGTTCTGGGTACGTCCTTAGTTCCAAACACTGAAGACAGGCCTATGAAGTCCTGGGTACTCTTTAGGTCAAAACACTGAAAACAGGCCTTGAACAGTCTGGGTCTCCTTAGTCAAACACTGAAAACAGGCGCTTTTTGACAGTCTTGGGTACTCTTTAAGTCAAACAACTGGAAAACTAGTTTGACAGTATGGGTACTCCTTAGTCAAACCCTGCAAAACAGGTCTTGACAGTCTGGGTACTGCTTAGTCAAACATGACAAACAGGGCTCTTGATCAGTCTGGGTGACTCTTTGTCAAACACTGAAAAGCAGGACCTTGATACAGTCGTGGGTACTCCTTAGTAAACCACTGAAAACAGGCGTTGACAGTCTGGGTACTTCCTTTAGGTGCAATCACTGAAAACAGGCTTGGAAGTCTGGTACTCATTTAGTCAAACATGAAAAAGCCGTTGGGACAGTTGGGTAGTCCTTAGTAAACTGAAAGACAGGCCATATGACAGTCTGGGTACGTTATTGTCAACACTGAAATCAGGCCTTGACAGTCTGGGTATCTTAGTCAAACACTGAAAGCTTGACTTGACAGTCTGGGTACTCCTTAGTCAACACTGAAACAGGCCTTGACAGTCTGGGTACTCTTTAGTCAACACTGAAACAGGCCTTGACAGTTGGGTACGTCCTTAGTCAACCACTGAAACAGGCGCTTGACGAGTCTGGGTATCTCTTTAGTCAACACTGAAAAGGCTTGGACAATCTGGTACTCTTAGTCAAACCTGACAAACAGGTCTTGTACAAGTCCTGGGTACTCTTAGTCTAACACTGGAAAACAGGCCTTGACAGTCCTGGGGTATCTTTGTGCAACCTGAACAGGCCGGTTGAA
This window of the Salvelinus sp. IW2-2015 unplaced genomic scaffold, ASM291031v2 Un_scaffold1760, whole genome shotgun sequence genome carries:
- the rpain gene encoding RPA-interacting protein — its product is MDALHRHRSLHKGTTPPWKETYRKRCVDRLKNSRARLLEKYRQMGDGQHCSAKGSVFVQEVMEEEWTALQSANRGLPTPWRKDGMEEMYSVMKEYDELAVFEEIQQELMSQELSIIEEXERSMRFEEQYLNSVVEGLEGERQIICPVCHVHNLTVNSHFTSCPCGLYINTRQSNVTIESLQCLLERSVTEHMEDCLQNPVFSMASNADSSPNLMMSCKACDYLSIVL